One Oncorhynchus nerka isolate Pitt River linkage group LG5, Oner_Uvic_2.0, whole genome shotgun sequence genomic window carries:
- the LOC115129935 gene encoding proteinase-activated receptor 4-like, with product MSLFAPAGTLLLLLSLSALLHGCSSSPTTEECTGMGVRLRSFKLVSNCNFTTLKDKQIQEVQAPTTVLYVPMLYLVAFTVGLPANLLALWVLLFRTKKMPSTILLINLTATDLMILMVLPFRIVYHFQGNDWVFGEPFCRVVTALFYGNMYGSVLCLAFIAVDRYVALVHPFGAKTLRSFRTSLYMSLGVWVVALAAMVPLLVSRQSYKLDEPSITTCHDALPEEEHENYFLPYFLTLFFLCFLLPLLVVLYCYGSVIRTLVAGGQRYAHAVRVTVLVLVVFVGCLLPSNVLLLLHYSDSYLVDDGEDLYVPYMVSLAVSTLNSCIDPFIFYYVSDDFREKVRTVLCCRGDNGRDSTTGNQVSYSSTSKGTQRSKVILLSKSSRSPATSEGEIACR from the exons ATGAGTCTCTTTGCTCCAGCCGGGACTCTGCTAttgctgctctctctttctgctctcctcCATGGctgttcctcctctcccaccACGGAGGAGTGCACTGGCATGGGCGTCC GGCTGCGCTCCTTCAAGCTGGTGTCCAACTGCAACTTCACCACCCTGAAAGACAAACAGATCCAGGAGGTGCAGGCTCCCACCACCGTGCTCTACGTGCCCATGCTCTACCTGGTAGCCTTCACTGTGGGCCTCCCGGCTAACCTCCTGGCCCTGTGGGTCCTTCTGTTCCGTACCAAGAAGATGCCATCCACCATCCTCCTCATCAACCTCACCGCCACCGACCTCATGATACTGATGGTGCTCCCCTTCCGCATAGTCTATCACTTCCAGGGCAACGACTGGGTCTTCGGTGAGCCCTTCTGCCGCGTGGTCACGGCGCTCTTCTACGGCAACATGTATGGCTCTGTGCTGTGCCTGGCGTTCATCGCCGTCGACCGCTATGTGGCATTGGTGCACCCGTTCGGTGCCAAAACCCTCCGCAGCTTTCGCACCTCCCTTTACATGAGCCTGGGCGTATGGGTGGTGGCGCTGGCCGCCATGGTGCCTCTCCTCGTCTCCCGCCAGTCCTACAAGCTGGACGAGCCGAGCATAACCACGTGCCACGACGCGTTGCCTGAGGAGGAGCATGAGAACTACTTCCTGCCCTACTTTCTCACACTCTTCTTTCTCTGCTTCCtgctccccctgctggtcgtccTCTACTGCTACGGCTCCGTGATACGCACCCTAGTGGCGGGAGGCCAGCGCTACGCCCACGCTGTGCGCGTCACTGTGCTAGTGCTGGTAGTGTTCGTTGGCTGCCTGCTACCCAGCAACGTCCTCCTTCTCCTGCACTACTCCGACTCCTACCTGGTGGATGACGGGGAGGACCTGTACGTGCCCTACATGGTTAGCCTAGCTGTTAGCACGTTGAACAGCTGCATCGACCCCTTCATCTTCTACTACGTCTCTGACGACTTCAGGGAAAAGGTCAGGACGGTGCTGTGTTGCCGCGGCGACAACGGGAGAGACTCGACCACGGGGAACCAGGTGTCCTATTCGTCCACCTCAAAGGGGACACAAAGGTCAAAGGTGATACTGCTGTCCAAGTCTAGTCGGAGCCCGGCGACGTCAGAGGGGGAGATAGCATGCAGATAG